One window from the genome of Thermus sediminis encodes:
- the uvsE gene encoding UV DNA damage repair endonuclease UvsE: protein MIRLGYPCENLTLGASTNHTLRLTLLSEERARAKVAENLEDLERILRWNPGHGFHLFRVGQHLIPFASHPLFPYDWEQAHGEELARLGALARGLGQRLSMHPGQYVNPGSPDPQVVERSLAELRYSARVLSLMGAEDGVLVLHLGGTYGDKDRAMRRFLENLQDEGEILRYLALESDERLWSVEEVLRAAEALGVPVVVDTLHHALNPGRLTLEEALRLAFPTWRGRPKVHLASQDPKRRPGAHAFHVAREDWERLLAALPAPADLMLEAKGKERALEAVLDRRGA from the coding sequence GTGATCCGGCTGGGCTACCCCTGCGAAAACCTCACCTTGGGGGCCAGCACCAACCACACCCTGCGCCTCACCCTCCTCTCGGAGGAGAGGGCGCGCGCCAAGGTGGCGGAGAACCTAGAGGACTTGGAGAGGATCCTCCGCTGGAACCCGGGGCATGGCTTCCACCTTTTCCGCGTGGGCCAGCATCTCATCCCCTTCGCCTCCCACCCCCTCTTCCCCTACGACTGGGAGCAGGCCCACGGGGAGGAGCTAGCCCGTCTTGGGGCCTTGGCCCGTGGCCTCGGCCAGCGGCTCTCCATGCACCCGGGCCAGTACGTGAACCCGGGAAGCCCGGACCCCCAGGTGGTGGAGCGCTCCCTGGCGGAGCTCCGCTACTCGGCCCGGGTCCTCTCCCTCATGGGAGCGGAGGACGGGGTCTTGGTCCTCCACCTGGGCGGGACCTATGGGGACAAGGACAGGGCTATGCGGCGCTTCCTGGAAAACCTCCAAGACGAGGGGGAGATCCTCCGCTACCTGGCCCTGGAAAGCGACGAGCGCCTATGGAGCGTGGAGGAGGTGTTAAGGGCGGCGGAGGCCCTGGGGGTGCCCGTGGTGGTGGACACCCTCCACCACGCCCTGAATCCCGGACGGCTTACCCTGGAAGAGGCCCTCCGCCTGGCCTTCCCCACCTGGCGGGGAAGGCCCAAGGTCCACCTGGCTAGCCAAGACCCCAAAAGGCGCCCCGGGGCCCACGCCTTCCATGTGGCCCGGGAGGACTGGGAGAGGCTCCTTGCCGCCCTTCCCGCCCCCGCCGACCTCATGCTGGAGGCCAAGGGGAAGGAAAGGGCCCTGGAGGCTGTCCTTGACAGGAGGGGGGCCTAG
- a CDS encoding YceI family protein, producing the protein MRKYLALACFLLLAQAQAPYAVEGLARYRGYYPLGSWEGKNPTAQGEVVWDGLERASGKVCVRQEAWDSGNAERDKKALEILRAKDHPLACLYPRRAFREGARFVVEGELEMAGRRRPVRILGELSQNRFRGSFTTRFSEWGFERPRFLFLEVRDEVEVFLEAEVRR; encoded by the coding sequence ATGAGGAAGTACCTGGCCCTGGCGTGCTTTCTCCTTTTGGCCCAGGCCCAGGCCCCCTACGCCGTGGAGGGGCTTGCCCGCTACCGGGGCTACTACCCCCTGGGAAGCTGGGAAGGGAAAAACCCCACCGCCCAGGGGGAGGTGGTCTGGGACGGCTTGGAAAGGGCCTCGGGTAAGGTGTGCGTGCGGCAAGAGGCCTGGGACTCGGGCAACGCCGAGCGGGACAAGAAGGCCCTGGAGATCCTGAGGGCCAAGGACCACCCCCTGGCCTGCCTCTACCCCAGGCGGGCCTTTCGGGAAGGGGCGCGGTTCGTGGTGGAGGGGGAGCTGGAGATGGCGGGGAGGAGGAGGCCCGTGCGCATCCTGGGGGAGCTTTCCCAAAACCGCTTCCGGGGAAGCTTCACCACCCGCTTCTCCGAGTGGGGGTTTGAGCGGCCCCGCTTCCTCTTCCTGGAGGTGAGGGACGAGGTGGAGGTCTTCCTCGAGGCCGAGGTCCGGCGGTGA
- a CDS encoding flavin reductase family protein, which translates to MYRAYFYPMRLALLAVGRNFMPMAWWMPASKEPFRFLFAVDRKNHTLTLLRELSEAALAFLPWEERAWVVRAGYLSGRRVEKAKRLGVALRPARRLAHTLVPERALAVYEMRVAEWPTDGDHALFLGEVVHVEGSSEAKERPILFLGFRDFATLGERWRFPSPSRRDRRGGPGGEPLPSAHGEGLE; encoded by the coding sequence GTGTACCGGGCCTACTTCTACCCCATGCGCCTCGCCCTCCTCGCCGTGGGGCGAAACTTCATGCCCATGGCCTGGTGGATGCCCGCCTCCAAGGAGCCCTTCCGCTTCCTCTTTGCTGTGGACCGGAAGAACCATACCCTGACCCTCCTCCGGGAGCTTTCCGAGGCCGCCTTGGCCTTCCTCCCCTGGGAGGAGCGGGCCTGGGTGGTGCGGGCCGGGTACCTTTCGGGGCGGAGGGTGGAAAAGGCGAAGCGGCTCGGGGTGGCCCTGAGGCCAGCCCGGAGGCTAGCCCACACTCTGGTCCCCGAGAGGGCCCTTGCCGTCTACGAGATGCGGGTGGCCGAGTGGCCCACCGACGGGGACCACGCCCTCTTCCTGGGGGAGGTGGTCCACGTAGAGGGCTCCTCCGAGGCCAAGGAGAGGCCCATCCTTTTCCTGGGCTTCCGCGACTTCGCCACCTTGGGGGAGCGCTGGAGGTTTCCTTCCCCATCCCGGCGGGACCGCCGTGGGGGGCCTGGCGGAGAGCCCCTTCCTTCCGCGCATGGGGAGGGCTTGGAGTAG
- a CDS encoding SDR family NAD(P)-dependent oxidoreductase has translation MRVLITGATGGVGGALARALKGQELFLCGRRAGPLLELAQAVGGRALPADLTDELEARALLEEVGPLDLLLHAVGVAGRAPVRGVGREVLEGMMAAHLFSSAFLLKHARFRQGARAVFFGAYPAYVRVPGFAPYAAAKGALEAYLEAARKELVREGVHLVLVRLPAVATGLWAPLGGAPKGALSPEEAARRVLEGVLKEPPPSLLEV, from the coding sequence ATGCGGGTGCTCATCACCGGAGCCACCGGGGGAGTGGGCGGTGCCCTGGCCCGGGCTTTGAAGGGCCAGGAGCTTTTCCTCTGCGGGAGGCGGGCCGGGCCTCTTCTGGAGCTAGCCCAGGCCGTGGGGGGTCGGGCCCTGCCCGCGGACCTCACCGACGAGCTGGAGGCCAGGGCCCTCCTGGAGGAGGTGGGGCCCTTGGACCTCCTCCTGCACGCCGTGGGGGTGGCGGGGAGGGCCCCGGTGCGGGGGGTGGGGCGGGAGGTCCTGGAGGGGATGATGGCCGCGCACCTCTTCAGCTCCGCCTTTCTCCTCAAGCACGCCCGCTTTCGCCAGGGGGCCCGGGCCGTCTTCTTCGGGGCCTACCCCGCCTACGTGCGGGTGCCCGGCTTCGCCCCTTACGCCGCGGCCAAAGGGGCCCTCGAGGCCTACCTGGAAGCTGCCCGGAAAGAGCTCGTGCGGGAAGGGGTTCACCTGGTCCTGGTCAGGCTTCCCGCCGTGGCCACGGGGCTTTGGGCCCCCCTGGGGGGGGCGCCCAAGGGCGCCCTCTCCCCGGAGGAGGCCGCCCGAAGGGTCCTGGAAGGGGTGCTCAAGGAACCCCCGCCCAGCCTCCTGGAGGTCTAG
- a CDS encoding bacteriorhodopsin yields the protein MLPELSFGEYWLVFNMLSLTIAGMLAAFVFFLLARSYVAPRYHIALYLSALIVFIAGYHYLRIFESWIGAYQFQDGVYVPTGKPFNDFYRYADWLLTVPLLLLELILVLGLTAARTWNLSIKLVVASVLMLGLGYVGEVSTEPGPRTLWGVLSTIPFAYILYVLWVELGQTIREARFGPRVLELLNATRLVLLMSWGFYPIAYALGTWLPGGAAQEVAIQIGYSLADLIAKPIYGLLIFAIARAKSLEEGFGVEAKAA from the coding sequence ATGCTTCCAGAGCTCAGCTTCGGAGAATACTGGCTGGTTTTCAACATGCTCTCCCTCACCATCGCCGGGATGCTGGCCGCCTTCGTCTTCTTCCTCCTGGCGAGGAGCTACGTGGCCCCCCGGTACCACATCGCCCTCTACCTCTCCGCCCTCATCGTCTTCATCGCCGGGTACCACTACCTGCGCATCTTTGAGAGCTGGATCGGGGCCTACCAGTTCCAGGACGGGGTCTACGTGCCCACGGGAAAGCCCTTCAACGACTTCTACCGCTACGCCGACTGGCTCCTCACCGTGCCCCTTCTCCTTCTGGAACTCATCCTGGTCTTGGGCCTGACCGCAGCCCGTACGTGGAACCTGTCCATCAAGCTGGTGGTGGCCTCGGTCCTCATGCTGGGCCTGGGGTACGTGGGGGAGGTGAGCACGGAGCCTGGCCCCAGGACCCTTTGGGGGGTGCTCTCCACCATCCCCTTCGCCTACATCCTCTATGTGCTCTGGGTGGAGCTGGGCCAGACCATCCGGGAGGCCAGGTTTGGGCCTAGGGTGCTGGAACTTCTAAACGCCACCCGGCTGGTGCTCCTCATGTCCTGGGGCTTCTACCCCATCGCCTACGCCCTGGGCACCTGGCTCCCTGGGGGTGCGGCCCAGGAGGTGGCCATCCAGATCGGCTACAGCCTGGCCGACCTCATCGCCAAGCCCATCTACGGCCTCCTGATCTTCGCCATCGCCAGGGCCAAGAGCCTCGAGGAGGGCTTCGGCGTGGAGGCTAAGGCCGCCTGA
- a CDS encoding beta-carotene 15,15'-dioxygenase, Brp/Blh family translates to MPAYYLLPLVLLPETWALGLLLLSALFLGLPHGAADLLVVRRLGLPLLPFLALYLALAGLLLALLFHYPPFALLLFLGMALFHWGRVEGRGALGYLRAGTVLLFPFLFHQEAILPFLRAFAGGFSLPPLAAGTLWGLLLLLALWEKPGARALGDTLLLALVAALAHPYATLAGYFLLQHSLDSLRLVGVRGREWLLVYAGTLGGLLLALLLYPRLLDPLAAYMGAIFALTLPHLLTMELWLRRPRPPARWPGTGR, encoded by the coding sequence GTGCCCGCCTACTACCTCCTGCCCCTGGTTCTCCTCCCCGAGACCTGGGCCCTAGGCCTCCTCCTCCTCTCCGCCCTCTTCCTGGGCCTGCCCCATGGGGCCGCCGACCTCCTCGTGGTCCGGAGGCTTGGCCTTCCCCTCCTCCCCTTCCTCGCCCTCTACCTGGCCTTGGCGGGCCTCCTCCTCGCCCTCCTCTTCCACTACCCGCCCTTTGCCCTCCTCCTCTTCTTGGGGATGGCCCTCTTCCACTGGGGCCGGGTGGAGGGCAGGGGAGCCTTGGGCTACCTCCGGGCAGGGACGGTTCTCCTCTTCCCCTTCCTCTTCCACCAGGAGGCCATCCTCCCCTTCCTCCGGGCCTTCGCCGGGGGCTTTAGCCTCCCCCCTTTGGCGGCGGGGACCCTTTGGGGCCTCCTCCTCCTCCTGGCCCTATGGGAAAAGCCCGGGGCTAGGGCCCTGGGGGACACCCTCCTCCTGGCCCTGGTGGCGGCCCTGGCCCACCCTTACGCCACCCTGGCGGGCTACTTCCTCCTCCAGCACAGCCTGGATAGCCTCCGCCTGGTGGGCGTCCGGGGCCGGGAGTGGCTCCTCGTGTATGCGGGGACCCTGGGAGGACTCCTCCTCGCCCTCCTCCTCTACCCGAGGCTTTTGGACCCCCTGGCCGCCTACATGGGGGCCATCTTCGCCCTCACCCTGCCCCACCTCCTGACCATGGAACTCTGGCTGAGGCGGCCTCGGCCTCCCGCACGATGGCCCGGGACAGGCCGCTGA